One part of the Paraglaciecola sp. L3A3 genome encodes these proteins:
- a CDS encoding M28 family metallopeptidase, protein MILGLFLTACQGEKTVTTSDSNGISAEASRLKSHVRFLSDDLLEGRDTGERGHEIASLYIAAEFEKYGLKPAGDNDTYMQRVDFRQAYLEQSSVKLVLTKKTEKIALTYPKQFITSANPAELNAITQGEIVFVGYGIVAPELQHDDYQGLDVKGKVVVVLSGKPKSFPSEEGAHFGSTFEKKRHAKEHGAVGYISISTPTYETVRPYQSILNFLHVPAVRWLNTDGTPAKIFPELKNTAYFSKEAAEILFADTELNLQQIYAMLEKDESPKGFDLHTSVMLESTSTHKQISSPNVAAILEGSDAELKNEYVLYSAHSDHIGLAKTVKKDKINNGAMDNATGTAVLLETARMFSLLAQRPKRSIIFVAVTAEEKGLLGSDYFAQNPTVPASSIVANVNLDMPILTYEFADVIAFGADHSDLKVSVSQAAEKIGLTLSPDPWPHMALFTRSDHYSFVKQGIPSVFLVPGLQSADPAIDGGQQFNQFIKTNYHNTGDDFSQDFNWQAATKFAEVNYHIGLTLAEQTKRSSWNKGDFFGERFSK, encoded by the coding sequence ATGATTTTGGGCTTGTTTTTAACTGCATGTCAGGGTGAAAAAACAGTAACAACCAGTGACTCAAATGGCATTTCTGCTGAGGCTTCACGGCTCAAATCCCACGTCAGGTTTTTATCAGATGATTTATTAGAAGGACGAGATACAGGTGAAAGAGGCCATGAAATAGCATCTTTGTATATAGCTGCCGAATTTGAAAAATATGGTTTAAAACCAGCTGGTGACAATGACACTTATATGCAAAGAGTAGATTTTAGACAGGCATATCTTGAACAAAGCTCAGTCAAGCTAGTATTAACTAAAAAAACGGAAAAAATAGCCTTAACTTATCCTAAGCAATTTATTACTTCAGCCAATCCTGCAGAGCTAAATGCTATTACGCAAGGAGAAATAGTCTTTGTGGGTTACGGTATTGTAGCGCCTGAACTGCAACATGATGACTATCAAGGTTTAGATGTAAAGGGCAAGGTAGTTGTAGTTTTGTCGGGTAAACCCAAATCATTTCCAAGTGAAGAAGGGGCCCACTTTGGTTCTACCTTTGAGAAAAAACGTCATGCAAAGGAGCATGGTGCAGTGGGCTATATCAGTATTAGTACTCCTACTTACGAAACTGTTAGGCCTTATCAAAGTATTTTAAATTTTTTACATGTGCCTGCGGTTCGTTGGTTAAACACAGACGGAACACCTGCCAAAATTTTTCCTGAATTAAAAAATACAGCCTATTTCAGTAAAGAAGCGGCAGAAATATTATTCGCTGATACTGAATTAAACTTACAACAAATCTACGCTATGTTAGAAAAAGATGAGTCTCCTAAAGGCTTTGATTTGCATACCAGTGTGATGCTTGAATCAACGAGTACTCATAAACAAATTTCTAGCCCTAACGTTGCAGCTATTTTAGAGGGTTCAGATGCAGAATTGAAAAATGAGTACGTGCTTTATTCTGCTCACTCTGACCATATTGGTTTAGCTAAAACCGTTAAGAAAGATAAGATTAATAATGGAGCTATGGATAATGCAACTGGCACTGCTGTGTTGTTAGAAACAGCAAGAATGTTTAGTTTGTTAGCGCAAAGACCCAAACGTTCAATCATATTTGTGGCAGTGACGGCAGAAGAAAAAGGTTTATTAGGCTCTGATTATTTTGCACAAAATCCTACTGTGCCCGCTAGTTCTATCGTAGCTAATGTGAATCTAGATATGCCAATTTTGACCTATGAATTTGCTGATGTGATTGCCTTTGGGGCAGATCATAGTGATTTAAAAGTCTCGGTCTCTCAAGCGGCTGAAAAAATAGGTTTAACCTTAAGCCCTGACCCATGGCCTCATATGGCTTTATTTACTCGCTCAGACCATTACAGCTTTGTTAAACAAGGTATCCCATCGGTGTTTTTAGTTCCAGGTTTACAATCAGCAGACCCAGCCATTGATGGTGGCCAGCAGTTTAATCAATTTATCAAAACAAATTAT
- a CDS encoding TetR/AcrR family transcriptional regulator: protein MSRKPQYNLDIILSQAVDVFLEHGYHGAIMEEIIARTEFNRRGFYLEFGSKQTFLYMVLKHYQSIKLSKIMQHLESNQGLGSIENFFNAYVEHVTGKGCLLINCITELGFDDEKIRAIGRHYLDRLQIDFIGCLEKALILGQVHNHINIESTALQLTSYVQGFAVNALLAGDTDELQLATQALLGPLTVKN, encoded by the coding sequence ATGTCTCGAAAACCTCAATACAATTTGGATATCATTCTTAGCCAAGCAGTTGATGTATTTTTAGAACATGGTTATCACGGCGCAATCATGGAAGAAATTATTGCTCGCACTGAATTTAATCGACGAGGTTTTTATTTAGAATTTGGCAGTAAACAAACCTTTCTTTATATGGTGCTAAAACACTATCAAAGCATTAAATTAAGTAAAATAATGCAACATTTAGAATCCAATCAAGGTTTAGGCTCCATAGAAAACTTTTTCAACGCCTATGTTGAACATGTCACAGGAAAAGGCTGCCTATTAATTAATTGTATTACCGAATTAGGCTTTGATGATGAAAAAATACGTGCCATAGGTCGTCACTATTTAGACCGATTACAAATCGATTTTATTGGCTGTTTAGAAAAAGCTCTTATTCTGGGACAAGTGCATAATCATATTAATATTGAATCCACAGCTTTACAGCTAACAAGTTATGTACAAGGTTTTGCAGTCAATGCTCTGTTAGCTGGCGACACGGATGAATTACAACTCGCCACTCAAGCACTGTTAGGTCCATTAACAGTAAAAAACTAA
- a CDS encoding DUF1820 family protein, which produces MSNQKHLFRIQFISNGERYELYVREVCQGSMFGFVEIGDFVWDTHTSLVLDPSHEKLKTEFADVTRTYVPMHNVLRIDEVKKQGTSKITELSDKVTAFPKPVYTPK; this is translated from the coding sequence ATGTCTAACCAAAAACATCTATTTCGAATTCAATTTATCAGCAACGGCGAACGTTATGAGTTATACGTACGAGAAGTATGCCAGGGCAGTATGTTTGGATTTGTCGAAATTGGCGACTTTGTTTGGGACACACATACCAGCTTAGTACTTGACCCTAGTCACGAAAAATTAAAAACCGAATTTGCTGATGTCACTCGCACATATGTACCTATGCACAATGTATTACGTATTGACGAGGTTAAAAAACAAGGCACTTCTAAAATTACTGAGTTATCAGACAAAGTAACGGCTTTTCCAAAGCCAGTCTATACACCTAAATAA
- a CDS encoding EVE domain-containing protein: MQYWLFKTEPDAFSIDDLAARPLQTEHWDGIRNYQARNFLRDQVQLGDQVFIYHSSCKHVGIAGLAEVVKEQYPDHSQFDPESKYYDIKSEPEKPRWYMVDVKFKEKFPQILSLKAIKQLPEISQIGLVKKGHRLSIMPIPQNEFDLLLTHCRAG, from the coding sequence ATGCAATATTGGTTATTCAAAACAGAGCCTGATGCTTTTAGCATTGATGATTTAGCGGCTAGACCTTTACAAACCGAACATTGGGACGGGATCCGCAATTACCAAGCACGAAATTTTCTTCGTGATCAGGTGCAGTTAGGTGACCAAGTGTTTATTTATCACTCGAGTTGTAAACATGTGGGCATTGCTGGTTTAGCAGAAGTGGTGAAAGAGCAATACCCTGATCATTCTCAGTTTGATCCTGAGTCTAAGTATTACGATATAAAATCAGAGCCAGAAAAGCCGCGCTGGTATATGGTTGATGTTAAATTTAAAGAAAAGTTTCCGCAAATATTAAGTTTAAAAGCGATTAAACAATTGCCTGAAATTAGCCAAATAGGCTTAGTTAAAAAAGGACATAGACTGTCTATCATGCCTATACCACAAAATGAATTTGATTTGTTATTGACTCATTGCAGAGCCGGATAA